The Lewinellaceae bacterium DNA window ATTAATAATAGAGTACATGGAAGCAAGGATAAATAATCCACTAAAACAAATTGTTACCCAAAAAGTAAAATTCAAATCTTTATGATTTTTTACCAATTCAATACCGTTTAAATAATTAGCACCTTGAATTTCTTCGGATTCACCAAAGGAGTCATGCTCTTCTTCTTTAATCTCATTGATTATTCGACCTTTAAAGTGTTGATATAATTCTGAGTATGTTTCATTTGACAAATAGATACTTTTATCAGCTTTTCTCGAAATATAGGTGTTTTCAGCAATTAACTCTAATTTGATCTTTTCATTTCTAAAATCATTAATTTTATATGTTTTTGTTCCTATCGGCTCAACAGTCCCGAAAGGTTTTATTATCACTTTGTCAGCATTTATCACTTTCCATTTAATGATTACTTGTTCTCCATACCTGAATGAGGGTTTGTCTGAAGAAAAATATACTATTTCTGGGCTGAAATTTGAAGTCTGATTGTTTGAAGCGTAATACTGATTTCTCTTTATTTGGTTATCATATATTTTTCGTTGTGATGCATCAATTAAAATATCATATGCTTCTTGAATTTCTTTAAATCGTTCTTCAAAAAACTTATCTCCTTCATTTTTATCCGGATGAAATTTTAATGAAAGCTTTTTATATGCTTTCTTTATTTCTTCGTTTGTAGCGTCTTGCCTTAAACCGAGTATGTAATAATAGTCCTTCATTTACAATGAATCTATGTTAATCTTCCTGACGTTCATGTTGCCAACAATAGCCCGATGGATTGTCAGTTAAACGTTTACACCGTGAACCATCCTTTGTTATCCCCAAACATTGAATCGCTTTTGGCAAATCATCATAACATCCACTTGCCTCACCAATTATTTGAACTGAGTACTCATATCCTCTTTCAGAGGTGAAGTTTAAATAACCTTCCCAATCGAATTCAGTATGCTCATAGTGATCATTACCCAAATGTCCATTTGGAAAGTTGATCCTATCAAGTTCATTGTCATCAACTACGATTGTCAATGTATATTCAGATTCTCTACCGGTGTTCGGATTGTAATAGGTGACTTCGGCGCAATACGCTCCATCATAGATGTTCTTTCCATGCTGATTAGTGTTGATACATTCATTGAAAAGTATGCAGGAAAAGAGCAAAAGTATAAATGTCCTCACTTCACAAAATTAGTTCAGGATAGATAAGCTGCTTCAGAGCCTTAACCTTCCAAATTTAGAAACATCATGAGAAATTTTCAATATCTGGTTTATTAATTGAAATTCAGTTGGGTCTCATATTGTTAGGACAATACCTAAAGGACGCCTTATTCAAAGTCTATTGTGAGGATTTGGAAACCTTACCATAGCCATCAAATGAAGTGGTATAAATGAAAACCAAACGATTTCCATAGTATAAAGTGCAAATATTTAACGAATCGTTAAACTATTGAGGTATTTAAAAGCGCATATATATTATTCAAGTCCAAATTCATCATTTTACTGGTTATCACAATTTTTAACCTAATTTCTTCATACAATCCAAAGCACATCGCTCAAAACTCAAGATTGCTTTAACTGTATTAGCTTCTTTCCCATAGCTCTCCATTCAACGAATTGGCAAACTCAATCCTTAGTAATGAAATTTCATAACTTGATAAACTATTCAAGATACTGAGTAAAGGTTAACGTGACGTTAACTTTGTCAAAGATTTTTGTCAATAACATCCTTAACTTTTTCTCGAATCTTAGAATTTATAGAATTATCCTTTTCCTTAATTATTGCTGGATATACAAAAAAATAAAAAGCGAGTAGGGCTATAATTAAGAAAGCAATTGGAGCTTCAATAGGATTAGGATTCACTATGGTTAAATAACAAATAAATGAAGATAAAAGAACTACAGCACTTCCAGCTATCACCTTTGATGTTTTATTCGCAAAAATAGCCTTAATAACAAATATGTAAAGAGTCGTAAATATACTAAAAACTAAAATTCCTAAAATTTTCATATATGTAGTTTTGTTATTATCCTCAAATAAATAAACGAATATTAATAAATTATTGTATTTCAAATTATTTTAGTCAAAGTATATCTTTCCTTTAGTATATCCGTAATTATTATCCACTTTTAGAATGGCATCATCGTAAGTTGCATACTCGTAACAATACCTTGTTTCGATATAGTATTTAGTTCCTTCCAATTTATAGATGTTACTACCTTTGCGTGTTATCTCGATTTCATATGTTCCTTCTTCAATTCTTGCAGGGACAAGTATTAACTCCGCATCCTCAATATCTCCACTAGTAGTCAAAACTTTTACCCCGTAATCGGGTTCAATAGCCTGATAAAATTCAGCAACATCACAGTCTCTTCCCGTATTCGAAATATAATAAGCAACTTCAGCGAAATCCTTTCCACGATAGGTATTCTCCGTTGTGTCATCTTCATAATTGAAGGAAATGAGTTCTGAATCCCATAAGGTATGACATAACTGATTAGCATTGCTATTTTCAATGAATTGTATGCATGAAAAGAGTATCAGTATAAAAGTTCTCACTTCCCCAGATTTGTTAAGAAGAGAGGCGCTGCTTCAGCACATCACCTTTCCAAATATAAGCACATATCCACAATTTTTCCTTGGAATAGTTCCACAATGTGATACAGATCATGTTCAACAAATATAGTCAATATGAATTGGATTCATCTATCATGTCCGATACTTAGCCCATAGTTGCAAGTATGTTAATAAAATCAAATCTGACAATATAATTTTCAGCAATGAACACAAGAACAAATTGGTCAATGCAAAAGGTAATACTCAAAAATATTTATATCTTGTATGCTGATATACTAAAGTTCGGATTTAACGAAAGTGTAGAGTATTACCATATGCCAAACTAGCTAATTTGATCTTTAATAATATTAGATGATTTAGCAAAAATGCACAACAATAATATAACCATTCTTTTATAACAAATTGGTAATTTAAATCATTGATCATTTTGTTTGCATAAATAAATAAAATATGAATAAAATAATTTTCAAAGTAATTATCGCAACTCTATTGCTAGTATCATGTGGAAGTTCAAATG harbors:
- a CDS encoding DnaJ domain-containing protein; translation: MKDYYYILGLRQDATNEEIKKAYKKLSLKFHPDKNEGDKFFEERFKEIQEAYDILIDASQRKIYDNQIKRNQYYASNNQTSNFSPEIVYFSSDKPSFRYGEQVIIKWKVINADKVIIKPFGTVEPIGTKTYKINDFRNEKIKLELIAENTYISRKADKSIYLSNETYSELYQHFKGRIINEIKEEEHDSFGESEEIQGANYLNGIELVKNHKDLNFTFWVTICFSGLFILASMYSIINRKPYIFYFSGGMFCILYYFITAKSYLIKILKDDFSDKIILTRFLNFCSIVTYLNAAIILIAALVYGIFTIKISFENPITLIELSYVALLLLVAYSMMHFVFTTKRIFKDIDAAEVEYVEEVNE